ATGAACTCGAGCGGTATGGATACGATGTATATACATACCATGAAACACTACTTTTGCTTGATCGATGAGATTACAGTATCTATATTGAAGTAAACTGAGGACGAAGATAATGATCAGGTGAATGTATTATCCGAATGCTAATAAGGATTACTTGTGTGCTTTAATATAGTTTTAACCCATATTTTTCTTTCTATGACTATGACTATGCCTCCTGCATAAACAAAATTCCCAGATTTTAGGATTCAAATTATGAAACTTGAAGATTTTAAGTAGATATGTTTTATTCTTGATGTTTTTCAAGTATTGAAATCTTATGTTATTTGACATACATAGTAGACTTACATAAATCTTATCAGTTGTGAAAGTCCCCCGACTAGGCCGAGTAGTCTCGACTAGTCGGGATTTAGAAGTAATCTGATTAGTCGCTAAATAGTTTTAGACTTGGCTCTTTGTTCGGTCAAAGTAGTCAAGAGTCCAATTTAATTGGTTAAGTCGGATTTATTCTATCAAATACAGTCAGAGCCGATCAACGTCCAACTAGTCTTCGACTTGACTGATTAGTACCAACGGAGTCCCGACCGATTAGTATGAGTATGAATTTACAACATTCTAGTTTGAGTATGCCTTTGAGAGGCATTCAATATCATTATGAGCATGATATTAGTATGTTACACCACACGTTGGAGTCATGGCTAAACAGTTATCGATCTGTAGTGGTACGTATGCTCTGCTCAAATTTCTTGCACTCGAGAAGAATATAGCTAAACAGTTAAGTGGGTGAGTAAATTGCTGGCAAGATCAAGTTTATATGACGTGGATGTCCACTTGTCAAGAGCAAGCTTATCTTAGAAGAACTTGTACATGATGAGATTGTCGTTTGTTTGGTCCTGGCGCTGCATTTTAATTAATCAATGTTTTGCTTGTATTataatcttttcttttctttttttggtGTTTTCTGAAGCAATGTTAGTGTATGCCTAAAGTCGTATTAATTCAATAATTATAATTAGACCATTTTTTAATCGTGAAGCTTAATCACTGTGACTTTGTTTTGAAAatgagtataattttattcaatatagtcatatacaacaagttttcgagatgtgatattttatatactttgtgtatttgagtattttagaaacttttcaatcaactttttgtatgtgatatttttactttaaacatgaagtagttaagttatttttcgatattttgatttggtaacttattaaaaaatatatacataatgactaatcgggtatacccgtttacccgtgggaaaacccgaaacccgatagtatataagtaaatggggacccgacgggtttCGGGCCGAGTTTGGGAcggggtttcttaatcgggttcgagTATGGGATTACCTAAACCAGatccaaacccgacccgatgccatccaTATTCAAGATATGAAACCAACTTTAAAGAACCCCAAATGCCCTCTCCACATTCTTACGTGCACTAGCTTGATATCTAGTAAAATTTAGCTTTTTGTTCATCAGTAGGACATGACCATCCTTTGATAAAATTCGCTCAATCCGAACATATACCGTTGGCTAGGTAATACCCTTTTGTATAGTGATGTCCATTAATATCACATGATGCGGTTGGAACAATGCCTCTCTTAAGTTCATCATACAAAAGGGAATTTGTTCAAAACGTTCAAATCATTGTTAGAACCCATCATTCCGAAAAAATGCATATCATATCCATAAATCATATGAAGCAACAGCTTCAAGCAAGATTGTATGACGTTTTTGATCACCTTTAGTAATTTgtgttggttttattttttgattgaaaaattgatatggttactttgtgaaggatgttatcccacatagatgggaggagaaagttggaggtaggtgacttggttataaaaggagggctaagtcttcattccaatttgcaccaatcaatacactttaagtatttgattatttctttctttcttacccttgtttgggagttgttttagttaaatattttgtagagtgtagttggcttaagagagttgtctatgtcattgtaataatttgtgatatagtgtatttctctctttggaggcccgTGATTTTTTCtcttgttttggagtttccacattaaattcttgtgttgtggattgttcttatttctttactattatcatTGGGCTGGgtgttgggaattagtgagaccgtaatttcccaacaactagtatcagagcgtcaggtttgaaggGGGTTCTCTGTTATAGGAGTCTGAGTATGctatgtggttgccacgggagtggatcgtccacatcagaaacgagttctattgatcgtatagggtatctggttagacaatattttttctgatttgaAGTAAGTGGTGTTtagaatttgtagtggaccgggtgttggattttccgatttaaaggatcatgtgcgccactccactacatctgtcggccaatcgaaacgtgagcaaaatcagagaaagtgttgtttataggatacggatacgatgtcgaagttcagttcaatgaggtttgatgtagagaaatttgatgggaggatcaattttggcttatggcaggttcaagtcaaggatgtgttaatTCAGTCTGGGTTACACAACGCATtaaaaggtaaacccacctttgtttcacgcagtgattctagcagtaagttcgatgaagaagaatgggatgatatggatttgagggcggcaagtgcgattcgtttgtgtcttgcaaagaacgtgcttgcaaatgtgcacgggttatcaacggcaaaggagctttgggttaaactagagcagttgtaccagggcaagggcatctcaaatcggttgtgtcttaaagaacaatttcatacttcgCGTATGGAtgagggttcaaagatttcagatcatcaaaGTATTCTTAtcggtattgtttcggaactggaggctattggagttaaaacggatgatgaagataaagctttgaggttgatattatctttatcatcgtcctatgagcacatgaaacctattctaatgtacgggaaagaaacgttgaagtttgaagatgttactagcaagctcctatccgaggagaaaagattggaaggtaacggggtctcgtcatcagaagctacggtactgttgtgttcggataggcagaagagaaactctggaaagaatctggtatgctggaggtgcgggaagactgtgcatgtaagggttaattgtccaggtggagctaattcggTAAATGGATCTAAAGGCGCTAATGATGTATCctttgttacggagagtgacgaattcctctgaagtcacaccatcctcatggtgtgtccgcgccaccgtgaAAAGGGATGTTCATTAGcagttccacaattacacatgggcattggtttggcgttgatgcaggttgtgtggtggaaactgatgttgtagctgatgggactttcgggaaagccaaacagaaaagttgcaccataaagtttcagctgattgttcaacaacatgtgccgaggtgaaatgcttggaatgtgatattctaagtgctatactcttaatggtggagtatgataattcttgttaagagttatgattgtctgtgatgacaatgattgtcggtttagacaatgtttggtaaagatgcaagttttgtctcttgggagataatgtcatcggcatgaagatgaggatattgaagttgtcgtcgaggaaacaTCTATATCGGTTATCCTTATAATGTTAAAGTATAGTTATCTTTTTCTatcaaaaaggtggagatttgttggttttattttttgatagaaaaattgatatggttactttctgaaggatgttatcccacataggtcggaggagaaagttggaggtatgtgacttggttataaaaggagggctaagtcttcattctaaTTTGCACAAATCAAtatactttaagtatttgattatttatttctttcttacccttgtttgggagttgttttagttaaatactttggagagtgtaattggcttaagagagttgtctatgtcattgtaataatttgtgatatagtgtatttctctgaGACCCGTGGTTTTTTTCTCTTGTTTTGGAGTTTTCAcattaaattcttgtgttgtggattgttcttatttctttactattatcatTAGGCTGAgtgttgggaattagtgagaccgtaatttttcAACAATTTGTCCTTTCTATCCATTGTAGGACTTTTTCTTGTGTTGTTTAGGTTGCCTTTTTGTGTTCTGCTCACTCATAGATAATTGAGGTTGTTAAGGTTAGTTTAGGCTTGTTTGGTTCTTCTTTCTAGGTGTGAGGCAGTTCTTTGTTCTTTGAAGGGTAGGCCATTAGTTCTATAAAGTTTTTCGTttttgaaacaaaaataaaaataaaaaaatcaatgGGATGGTAAATTATGGACTAAAAAAATGCAGTTGAATGGTAGTATTagtttgttgggaaattacggcctcactaattcccaacaaacgcccaatgaaaaacagtaaagaaataagaacaatacacaacacaagatttaacgtggaaactccaaaatcggagaaaaaccaccggccccaaagagaaaaatacactatatcacaaattgttacaatgatatagacgactctcttaagccaactacactctccaaaatatttaactaatacaactctcaaacaagggtaagaaagaaagaaataatcaaatacttaaagtgtattgattggtgcaatttggaatgaagactataacgacccgtcctaatccatctggacgaatacattacatttggttacatcgcgaggtatttgacctctatatgatacattttacaaacattgcattcgtttttgaaaagacaatctttcattacatcgaaagtcgacggcatgcataacatttcataatatatccaactataatttacttaataataatcttgattaataatcttgatgaactcaacgactcgaatgcaacgtcacgtggtaaccgacattaacaaaatgcatctagaatatccccaaacatataaacatcgaagtactaaaacagttcaaattctctgactggggcttgtcaaggcccatagatctatctttaggattcgcgtcaactggtggcaattataataaacaccaattcttaggttaccaagttcaacaagggcgatatccggtataacgattcaaccatagaatgtagtttcgattaacaAATTAAACTGACAAGATCGTAACTTTCAAGTAACAAATTAACTCTGCCAACTTAAGAAAACAAACAAGCTCATATAAAACTTAGGAAGAAATCTTACGCGGCTGAAAAGCTCGGCTTGGTTTGATTATATTTGGCTGTCCATGGTCTGTAGATAGCTCTAGGCTTTCTTGTTTTTGTGGGTGTTTGTTTTTAGTTTGTCGTTTGATTGCTTGAGTTGTGGTTTTGGATATATTTTGCATTTGGCGTTGTATAGGGTCGTTTGTGGTCTTGTTGTATCCCGGTTGTTTCATGCTTTAGGCTTTGCCTTGCTATTGGATTGTCTTTAGACAACACTAGCTTAATGTCCGTTTGTTTAGCTATCTAGTTACAAGCCAAGTGTGTTGTCTCTTTGTATGTTTCTAGGTCTCCTCACTATTTCTTTATTATTCGATGAAGAGACTGGTTTATTTAGTGATCGAAATAAAAAAACGCATATAAAGGGGTGTACAGTAACCTTATTATCATTTTAACTTTTTGAACATTGTTATGTCAAAATAATCAATATTTGGATAAACTCATAAACAGTCAAAGAATCGTCCTACTACTATCAACACAAAGTAAAAATATCATAAGGGTGCGTTTGATGAACTAAATAAATAAGCTTTAAAATATTCTTAATGAATTTGATTGTGAATGACAATAACTTATTTGATATTCATTTTGAGTAAACAACTTAAATTATCTATTCAAACTTTTGCATaaatagaaaaatattataaatcttcaataagtttttttttttttttttttttttgtaagcgaagaaaccctcctatgaacgagcacattgactccccatagaaggtaaaacctcgggtaatcaagcctcccgagcgcgagatctggtaccgggtgaattgcgcattatgcgcaccctctagtcacactccctttttgaacaatttggcatagccaggaattgaacccgggtggtgtgcttcattgggcaactcggtggccactcagacaAGCCTGCATGGTTATATTGATATAATTTACAGATAATATTAAATGCTTGATGGTTAAGATAGTATATTTCAAAAATGAATGGTTCAAACACTGAATGCCTTTCAAAGGTAAGAAACACACACATTAAATGCTAAATGGTCCAGCGTTTAACATTGAAGCATTTAATTAAAAGATAATCAAACATGCTCTGCCTGTCATGGACATCAACACAAAATGTGAAAAGTTGAGTGTTTGAAAAGCGAGATATTAGTGCGTACTTTCTAACTTGTTCACACTAAATAAATATTACTCTCTTAAATGACATGCTCTTTTTTTCTAATGGTTATTTTGACATCACCCATAGGAGACTGAACAATCTTCGCGATCATTGCTACCCATGCACGCTACGGGGGAAACACACTTGAAAACCGGAAAAGGAAAACCCTCGCggagatttaaaacccggaaagtCCTCAAAGTTCAGCCGCTCATAGGTATCGAACCCGGGATAAATTCCTCAAAGTTCAGCCTCTCATACCACTCGTCCAAAGGCTCTTATATATTTGTAAGGTATACTACtgatcagtgttgtaaaaaacccgattaatcATCGATTACTCTTTTTTAAGAACAGTCTGTTTCGACTTTTCAAAATCAGTTTAATTTATCAGTTGACGTATAttaatgggtcaaaatcgaattcgTTGTTAAAAGTAAGCGAAAGTCAAaattggttaacattttaacatgaaattacacttcaaatttagagtttttgaacaaaattaacgattttagacaattatgttaaactttacgtttatgtttatggttttcctCTATATTTACACCTATAATCTTGAAATAtattattcaaatatgtaaaagtaTAATCCGATTAATTCCCGGTTAATTCCCGAATTATCGATTACTCCTTCTAAAGTCCCGACCGATtgatccccgaatagcgaattttgcaaccttgctacTGATAATAGCAAACTTTTGTTTATATGTTGTACGTGATTTTATAATGTTATGATTTGTTGTGTTTTATAAGTTGAAACTTAGTAAAGTTTTAACAAATCTGGTAAaataaattattttatttttatgtttcAACATGTTAACTTCAACAAATTCATGTAAATTGATCATTTACGACCCCTTCATTCAGCAAAAATCGAACATCATTTTATATTTAAGAACTATTACATCTAGTTATTTATTATCTATAATGTCATATATACAGAGCATTCCCAATGCTCCGCCAATGTACATGCCAATTCATTGTCAATATTTGGCATCATTGGCAGCATATCGTTAAAGCTTAGCCAATATTATAATGTCCTCCATTTCGTGGATTTGAAGCATATGTCATCACAGAGGTGATTGTTTCAAACACTCCTACATTTTGTTTTATGTTTTGTACCAttacttaattaattaatttatagtgGTTGAGTAAGGGTGTGACGGTTAGAAGTGATATGTGATGAGTTAGTGATGAAAATGAAATTGAAAAAATGTTGAGATGCCGCTGATGTCAATGTGTTAATGTAAAGAAAGGTGTCATAATTGGGAATGgtctaataatgaaaataaaactaAACATGCCGACATGTATTACGAGTAAGTGGAATGATAAAATTGGGCCTAAACGGGCTTTCGATCTATGGAATGATAGGGCTTGCTATTGCAACCGAGATTTTAGTAACAATTCCATTATAAATTCTACTATATATAAACGGAAGAAAAATTAGAAAACAGGCAACGCAAATACGCAATTGTTTTTGAAAGCGTAAACGGAGCAAACAAAAACCCTGATATAACAACTTAATTCATATATCCAGAACCTTAACAAGATCAATGTCAGACGTCCCTCTTGATATCCAAACAGAAATCATAAAAAGACTTGATGTCAAGTCTTTAACTCGATTCAGATCCGTGTCAAAAGCTTGGAAGTCATTGATCGAAAGCCCAAAGTTTGTTGCTATCGACCATATTCGAACGCATCATATACTTGTACCGTACCTAAAAGCTCCAACTTCTACGTATATGTCCTTTGTTGATCATGATGACACTTTTTTGTTTGATCAAACTAATGTTCATGTGCTTCCAAGAGAACATAATATGTGTAATGTCAGAATACTCGGTAGCTCACACGGCTTGTTCTGTTTGGAATGTACTTATGCCAATAGAAACAATACCGAAGGGATGTACGTTATTTGGAATCCATCAATTAGAAAATCGGTTCGTATTGTTTTTCCTATAAATAGTTTCAGTAGAGTATATTTTGGCGTTTGTCCTATCACCCTTGACTTTAGTTATTGAGTTGACAGCAAacatcgatttattggcgacttgactgaatttttgagcctaaattaaatttcaggcaggatttaaaacccatggaaatttgattttaccattttcatggcgtctcaattttattttattttttaaaatttttttactacttattggccggaggtccactcggaagcaatctctctatccgtcgaatagagagagggatgactttctctacttttgagagtgtttttcactctaggttgagaaatgacttgtctttattctcggataggggaaggattgtctacatctcacctctcccatacaccacttatgtggtattgggttttgttgttgttgttgttgtcgtcctGTCACCCTTGACCCCAAACTTGTTAGAATTATTACCATGGGTGGTTTAAAGTGGCTTGTAGAAATTTATACATTAAGTTCAGGTAGTTGGAGGAAGATTTCTAATAATCTGCCACGTGGAACAATTGGAATTTGTTGGTATACTGCAGTAGTAGTTACAGATAGGATTATCTATTGGGATGCTACTGACTTGGCTGTTGCAGCCTCTCGTTACATCGTATCGTTTGATTTGACAAGTAAAGAATCTAAGTTAACTGAAATCCCAAATTTGATAACACATCATAGATATGATATCTCTAAGCTAAGAGACTCTCTCGTGTTTCTTAAATATATAGAAACCGAGAAAGTAATATGTGAAGTATGGAAGATGATGAATAATGGTGAGACAAAAAAGTTATACAACATTGCGCCATCAAATTTGTTACCGTACGGGGTTAAGGCATTCACAAAGAGTGGCACACCTATAATTGTAATGGGAGATGAAGATGATTGGAAGCCGGATGGACTTTATGTTTATGAACCCAACTCAGAACGTGTCACTAAAATAACTGATCTTGATAGACCAGGGATTTATTTCAATTTATTTAACTACTATGAAACGCTTCTTTTGCTTCATCATTGAGATTACAGAATCTATATTGAAGTAAACTTAGGACAAAGATATTGGCCAGGTAAATTTATTATCCTAATGCAAAATAAGGATTACATGTGTTCTTTTGTGTAGTTTTATCCTTTTTTTTCTCTCTGCGCGTGCTGCTGCACAACCAAAATTGGCAGATTTTCAGATTCAGATTGTGAAACTATAAGATTTTAAGTTGATATGTTCtgtacttaatgatatgttaacATCAGTGGTTGCATAGCTTTAGCTATAGTCAAACAAAAGAAAAAGAAACTCAAAGCCTTGTTACTCATAACTAAGTCACCCAAATACACTAATGATCACCGAATCTCTCTGAAACTATTTCACTTTCTTTTAACTTTGAAAAATCaaaaatacttttatatatttgTAAATTCAACCATAGACCATATGTCAACAAGTTGTTTAACCAATTGCCCCATAACTTCCAAGAATGACCGAAAATGCCTTTTCAAGATCCTCAACGTAAACATTGTCCTTTGTTGAACATGATGACACTTTCTTGTTTGGTCAAACTATTGTTCCCATGATTTCACGAGAACGTAATAATGTCAGAATACTTGGTAGCACCCACGACTTGTTCTGCTTGCACTGTACACAATACATATGCATATGGTTCTCCTAAAGCTAGGTATGTTATTTGGAAGCCATCAATTAGAAAGTCGGTTAGTATTGAAGTAAAACTTAAGACGAAGATAATTGGCAGGTGAATGTATCATCGAAGGCTAAGATTAGGATTAATTACTTGTGTACTTTAATATAGTTTTACACTTTTTTTCTTTCTATGACTGTGCTACTGCCCAAGCAAAAATAGCAGATTTTCATATTCAAATTGTTAAACTTGAAGATTTTAAGCTGATATGTTTTGTACTTAATGATGTTTTTCAAGTACGGAAATGTTGTGTTAATGAACAAATAGTGACGCCCATGACATCGCGCGTTGCTTTTCACATATATCCTCTGTACGTGAACATAAATTCCTTTGGACATCACACATGTAAAATTATATGTGCTTTGATAAGAGCTACACCTTTCAGAGGCATTCAATATCATTATAAGCATGACGTTACACCACACGTTGGAGTCATGGCTAAATAGTTATTTATCTGTAGTGGTACGTATGCTCTGCTCAAATTGATTGCACTTGAGAGGAATATAGCTATATGGAACTTTGACATGTTTGCTATCTGCAGGTGTCCATCAAGTGTAACTTAAATTTTGTTCTCTTTTTGGGTGCACATCACTTATTTGTTTTGTATCTTAATGTTGCAGGTGATCCAAATGGGTCAAACTGAATATGGGTAATCTTTTTATGTTAATGTTGTAGCTAAACAGTTAAGTGGGTGAGTAAGTTGTTGGCAACATCAAGGTTTATATAACGTGGATGTTGGAGCTAATCGGTTAGGGTGTCCCACATCGGAAGTAGAAAGAAAAATATTGTATGCATATAAGGCACTTGGGAACCTCCTTCTATCATCAATTAGTTTTAGCGAAAAGAgggactcatgagcttatatgcatGGTATGTTGGTGGACCTAAATCGATCCTACTGTGGATGTCCACTTGTCCTTGCACATGATATAAGATTGTCATTTGTTTGGTTCTCGCAGATTACCTGAGAAAACTTGCACATGATataagtgaaggtatttcgtatgcccgagagacatattaaattaacgtggctaacatgttatgatccaagtcgggtcatacccaataacaaacttaccgacaccttattcgtatttgatcttaacgaatggatcgttgattaaattacgtgacacttggattttagaaaatcggttttctgaaatattatcacttgagataaattatttggataatttatatataattatttataggtttaaatgattatattgtgttatattttataaaaggttataaaataaattatgtaag
The window above is part of the Rutidosis leptorrhynchoides isolate AG116_Rl617_1_P2 chromosome 1, CSIRO_AGI_Rlap_v1, whole genome shotgun sequence genome. Proteins encoded here:
- the LOC139852893 gene encoding putative F-box protein At1g47765, with the translated sequence MSDVPLDIQTEIIKRLDVKSLTRFRSVSKAWKSLIESPKFVAIDHIRTHHILVPYLKAPTSTYMSFVDHDDTFLFDQTNVHVLPREHNMCNVRILGSSHGLFCLECTYANRNNTEGMYVIWNPSIRKSVRIVFPINSFSRVYFGVCPITLDFSY